The proteins below are encoded in one region of Rhizophagus irregularis chromosome 13, complete sequence:
- a CDS encoding uncharacterized protein (SECRETED:cutsite_VSS-QN; SECRETED:prob_0.8226); SECRETED:SignalP(1-19), producing MFNLKVLITFICLISVVSSQNILSRDILSQNGSLHDISPQDISFIYEEPIDGLKFVTLLPTYNHLMIWMAFEDEDPECMLPYFHLRIINKITGQTNYIDLNYTLPAEAVCPINNIDFLPVADNYILLYYAKTTNGIKGKHGMIINYSGEVMSEIYLGNADGYVALSNEGFINIEKPDEKGISAWHWYSSPNIETGEVVEHSSGEFHAPNLPSYTLVDSLNFDLVDGGFGFLYILKYDETKGSSVIKDPNVQYWRIYVSFLKVKTDLPTKPSLLYETTQKLNNITLRLCTLTYNAEGYICVMTLNNTITNNNKSWTEINYYQLGFLSTGALVRLEIIPTPTNITDIDLRALYYGGFIVIYQNASAIDFYLLDDNGNYMQSQGSFGPEFFFYNTYRTISTIFGVKEQAKNKLEFLFKPLPKLKKGSEFSPVIESAKPSINEVIDPLIKEITIKYTIPVKLSTGNVSIFQLNDDKYKPGLLRQTFSGDSKLCTIGSDNHTVHIPIFESTFSQQNSTYYVLVGNNFVISQERDEPLIGIRKNIWTLSTKPLKMAQHSDSVTGLLRLNEEGSSKFLQMNHSIFFKNMIQEFAKVIPVTEQRLSTSGKWQYDPTSPRKVLLSFNIIEAKDNTIESNSQIIFNDISTLINKKRFTALSFNEYTSLIDESAPFTMIRDYINEFYPLIIIFVVGLAVIIVLYVLARRKNPNARNSVIIETFFIMQDIAVDLAFILLKVKNTPHLFIPTIIFFILPIVINFLLAINIFVSEMAMNPSFNKWVKESPTLSSMGTLFSAIDIQILNTLSSDLFGLRIFSAPLTQRSKKIMLWGVIINIFVEDIPQIIIQGLYYNSVITYDLIPSLVLASGGLVIANKLILRSYHALLRWNHQRDKIREYNRNRRLSAASIRSIRSN from the exons atgttcaatttaAAGGTGTTGATCACTTTTATCTGTTTAATATCCGTCGTCTCATCACAAAACATATTATCAAGAGATATTTTATCGCAAAATGGATCCCTCCATGATATATCACCCCAAGATATATCATTCATTTACGAAGAACCAATCGATGGTCTTAAATTTGTAACTCTTTTACCCACTTATAATCATTTGATGATTTGGATGGCCTTTGAAGATGAAGATCCAGAATGCATGTTACCTTATTTCCATTtacgaataataaataagataacaGGACAAACCAATTATATAGACCTTAATTATACTCTTCCTGCGGAAGCAGTTTGCcccattaataatattgattttttaccTGTAgctgataattatattttgttgtaTTATGCTAAAACAACAAATGGTATTAAGGGAAAACATggaatgataattaattacagCGGTGAGGTTATGAG cGAAATATATTTAGGAAATGCTGACGGATATGTTGCATTATCAAATGAAgggtttattaatattgaaaagcCAGACGAAAAAGGAATATCTGCATGGCATTGGTATAGTTCTCC aaatattgaAACAGGAGAAGTGGTGGAACATAGTAGTGGTGAATTTCATGCGCCAAATCTACCATCATATACCTTagtagatagtttaaattttgatttagtGGATGGAGGTTTTGGTTTcctgtatattttaaaatatgatgaaacaAAAGGATCATCGGTAATAAAAGATCCAAATGTTCAATACTGGAGAATTTACGTGTCATTTTTAAAAGTGAAAACAGATTTACCTACAAAACCCTCCCTACTTTACGAAACTACtcagaaattaaataatataacacTTAGATTATGTACTTTAACTTATAATGCTGAAGGATATATATGTGTTATGACATTAAATAACAcgattacaaataataataaatcatggactgagataaattattatcagttGGGATTTTTATCAACTGGGGCCTTAGTACGATTGGAGATAATTCCTACTCCAACAAATATTACAGACATTGATTTGAGAGCTTTATATTATGGAGGATTTATTGTGATTTACCAAAATGCATCTGCTAttgatttttatcttttggatgataatggaaattatatgcaaTCACAGGGATCTTTCGGGccagagttttttttttataatacatatcGGACAATTAGTACTATTTTTGGAGTAAAGGAACAGGCCAAAAACAAATtggaatttttattcaaacctttaccaaaattaaaaaagg GTTCTGAATTTAGTCCTGTAATTGAGTCAGCCAAGCCATCTATAAATGAAGTTATTGATCCTTTGATCAAAGAAATTACGATCAAATATACCATTCCAGTGAAGTTATCTACTGGGAATGTCtcaatatttcaattaaatgatgataaatataaaccaGGCCTATTAAGACAAACATTTTCGGGAGATTCTAAATTATGTACCATTGGAAGTGATAACCACACAGTACatattccaatttttgaaaGCACATTCAGCCAACAGAATTCTACCTACTATGTGCTTGTTGGAAATAATTTTGTCATCTCTCAAGAGAGAGATGAACCTTTAATTGGAATTAGAAAGAATATTTGGACACTTTCAACAa AACCACTTAAAATGGCACAACACTCAGATTCAGTTACAGGATTACTTCGATTAAACGAGGAAGGAAGTTCAAAATTTCTCCAAATGaatcattcaatatttttcaAGAATATGATTCAAGAATTTGCTAAAGTAATCCCAGTAACTGAACAGAGGTTGTCAACAAGTGGTAAATGGCAATATGACCCTACTTCCCCAAGAAAAGTATTATTGTCATTTAACATAATTGAAGCTAAAGATAATACAATAGAATCAAACTCCCAAATTATATTCAATGATATAAGTAcattgataaacaaaaaaaggttTACTGCACTTTCATTCAATGAATATACATCTTTAATTGATGAAAGTGCCCCTTTTACAATGATCC GAGATTATATCAATGAATTTTATCCTTTGATCATTATATTTGTAGTAGGTTTGGCtgtaataatagtattatatgTTTTGGCTCGTAGAAAAAATCCCAATGCAAGAAACTCTGTGATAATTGAGACCTTTTTTATAATGCAAGATATTGCCGTGGATCTagcatttatattattaaaggtTAAAAATACACCACATCTATTTATTCCAAC tattatattctttattttacctattgtaatcaattttttattagccataaatatttttgtatctGAAATGGCAATGAATCCATCATTCAATAAATGGGTTAAGGAGTCTCCGACATTATCATCAATGGGCACACTATTTTCAGCCattgatatacaaatattaaacacTTTATCGTCGGATTTATTTGGCCTTAGAATATTTTCAGCTCCTTTGACtcaaagatcaaaaaaaataatgctttGGGGTGTTATCATAAACATTTTTGTTGAAGATATACCTCAAATCATTATCCAAGGTCTATATTACAATAGTGTCATAACATATGATCTTATTCCATCTCTTGTGCTTGCATCTGGTGGATTAGTTAtagcaaataaattaattctaagGTCATATCACGCGTTATTAAGGTGGAATCATCAACGCGATAAAATTAGAGAATATAATAGAAATCGACGTTTATCTGCTGCTTCTATAAGATCCATAAGGTCGAATTAA